TCGCGACCGCCCCCGGCAGCCCGCGGTGGATCGACTCCGCGACCTACGGCTCCGAGTTCCCGTTCGACATCCGCGTCGGCGGCGAGGTCATGCGCGTCACCGCCATCACCGGCACCACGAGCCCGCAGACCTTCACCGTCCAGCGCTCGATCAACGGCGTCGTCAAGGCGCACACCGCACTCACGCCCGTCACGCTCGCCAACCCGGTCTACGCGGGCGCCGGAACCGAAGCATAGGAGGCGACACCGTGATTCTCGCGGGCATGAAGACCACCGCGCAGCGGCTCAACGAGGCACTCGACGTGCCGGCCTGCACCGTGGTCATGACCGGCACTCAGGCGATCACGACGAGCGTCGACACGGACGTCTCGTGGTCCGGCGTGGACGGGATCAACTGGACAGACGCCAACGGCAACCCGATGTGGTCCGCGGCCAACCCGACCCGCATCACGATCCGCAAGGACGGGATCTACCGGATCGGGTTCGAGCTGCACTACGCCGTGACCGACGTCGACGGGAAGCGAGTCGCCTCGCTCACCCGGAATAACACCGGCGTGCCAACGAACACCGCGACCAAGGCGTTCGACTCCTCGCGTTTCAACACGCTGAACGACCCCTCGCCGCTGGGCAGCCACCGCGAAACCCCCCTGAACGTTGGGGACATCCTGCGGCTCTCGACCTGGCAGAACTCCGGGTCCACCCAGAACGTCATCGGCAACACGATCGAGGGCATGAGCTTCATGTACGCCGTCTGGGACCGCCCCCTCATCTCCTAACGCACCGAAAGGGACAGACCGTGCCGACCATCAAAATCACCGACGCCCCGCCCGTCACTGAAGTCCGCCAGTGGGCAGGCGACGTCGCCGAGATCGAGGAGTTCGTCGGCGCCCCAGTCCGGCTCAACGACGACGGCAGCATCACCGTCCGGCCCGAGCAGACCGGGTACATGACCGTCGCCCCGGGCGACTGGATCAGCCGCGATGGCTACTCGGTGTTCTCCGATGCCCGCATCACCGCCGGCCGCTACCAGATCGTCGAGGGCGACGGCCCCTACTCCTACGCCATCAGCAGCACGACGCCAACACCGAGCTGAGCCAGGGAAATTCACACGTCATGTCTGGAATGGATGGAGGTGGCCTTGAGTGACTTCGCGTCGTTGCTCACCAGCATCGCGGCGGTCATCTCCGCGGTCAGCGGTCTCGTCATCGGGGTCCTCGCCCTCACACGGGGGTCGGCCAAGGAGCGCGAGCAAGCAGCGCAGTACGCCATCGACCGGGTCCTCGGGAACGACGACGAGGACGAAGACGACGAGCGCCGCGAGGCGATCGACCAGCTCCTCGAGGAGCTGCGGAAGCGGGGTGACGAGTCGTGACGCCTGACCGCGTGAAGGACACGATCGTCGTCCCTGCTGCATCTCGGGCACGGGACAGCCGGATGCACCGCCTGCTCTGGCTCGCGTTCGCGCTTCTCGCCGCGGCCGCTATCGCGATGTTCGTGCGCAGTGAGCTCCTGCGCGGGGAGGTTGAGCACCTGTCCGCGCGGTCGGACCAGAACTCGGCCGCCGCCCAGCAGCTCGCCGACCAAGTCCGTGCGCTCGGCGCCGTGCCGGTGGCCCAGCCCGCCAGCGGCCCTGCAGGGGCGACCGGCGCACGCGGCCCTGCCGGACCGGCAGGGCCGCCTGGCCAGAAGGGCGACAAGGGCGACAAGGGCGATCCGGGATCTGCAGGGGCCGCTGGCGCAGACGGCAAGGACGGGGCCGACGGAACGGATGGCAAGGACGGGGCTGACGGCGAGGACGGCGCGGAGGGGCCTGCCGGGCCCGCCGGACCGCCCGGCGAGCAGGGACCCGCTGGCCCACCAGGCGCACAGGGGCCGCCCGGACCGACCTGCCCGGAGGGCTACACAGCTCAGTCGCGTGAGCAGGGCGACGAGACCTGGTGGGTGTGCGTCGCTGACGACGCCGAGCCGCCAACGGAAGAACCGTAGAGGAAGGAGCGGGCGATGCCCGAGCAGCAGGAGGAGCCCACGGCCGTGACCGCGGGCGAGGAGACCCACGAGGACCCCTGGGCCTACGCCGGCGAGGACGCCGATGCGCCCGCCGACACCGGCCGTCCCGCGGACGAGCCCGCAGGCGGTGACGCCTGATGGTGAACTGGCGCCTGGCCTACGCCCTGGTCGACCTCCGCAACGAGGTCAACACCAGGTGGCCCAACCGCGACAAGACCAGCGACGGCACGATCGGCGACGCCGCGCACGCCTCCCGATCGTCCGACCACAACCCGTGGGTCATCGACCGCGAGGACGGCCTGGGCGTGGTGCGCGCCCTGGACATCGACGTCGACGGCATCGACGCCGGGTGGCTCGCGGAGTACCTGCGGCAGCGCGGCCTGACCGGCCACGACGGCCGCACCGGCGACCACCGGCTGATCGGCGGCGGCTACGTGATCTTCAACCGCCGGATCACCAAGCCCGACTTCTCGGGCTGGAAGGTCTACACCGGCTCCAACCCGCACACCAGCCACGTGCACGTGAGCCTGACCCAGACCGGCGCCTACGACGACCGGGCCGGGTGGGGCATCGCGGGCGGCGGCCCGGCCACCCCGGCACCGCCGCCGTCGACGGGCGGGAGCTCGAGCAAGCCGACCATCCGGCGCGGTTCGACCGGCGCGGCGGTGACCCAGCTGCAGCAGACGCTCAACCGCGGCTACCCGGCCTACTCGAAGCTGACCGTCGACGGGGTGTTCGGCGCCAAGACCGAGGCGGTCGTCAAGGAGTTCCAGCGGCGATCCGGCCTGGTCGTCGACGGGATCGTCGGGCCCAGGACCTGGGCCCGGCTCGGATACTGAGAGGACTTCTCATGAGCGACAAGCTCACTTCCATCGTCCGGACCATCGTGCCGGGCGCGTGGGCCACGCTGGTGGCGTGGCTGGTCGGGCTCGGGCTCCCGGACGTCGTGACGGGCTGGCTGTCCGGGCTCGGCGGGCGGGTGACCGAGCTGGTCGCCCTGGTGGTCGTGTACGTGTTCGTCCGCTGGGTCGAACCGCGGGTACCGAGTTGGCTGGCCGCATTGCTGCTCGGCTCATCGAAGGCGCCGACTTACAACAAGCTGACCGTGAGCGCGGCCGACGTGGCCTCGGTGCTGGACACCCTCGCGGCGTACGGCAAGAGCGCCGAGCAGCAAGCTGCGCTCCTGCGCCGCGGCACCTGACGGGTCGAGTGCACGTGAGGCCCCGCGCCGGCATCTGTGCGGCGCGGGGCCTTCTACGTGCCTTGGTACTTCGGGCGCTTCCGGGCGGGCCGGGGAAGACCGGCCGCCTGCCACATCGCGTCCTCGTCGCGGGCCACACGCCATGAGGACTGTGGCGCGCGAGCGCGGTAGCACGCCCAGCACGTGTACTCGACCATGCCGCCGTCGTCCGGGCTCCATCCCTCGCGGAACGAGCCCGGCGCGCTGAGGTCGTGGTTGGCGAACGGGCAGCGCTCGGGCGGCACGCGGCCGACCGACGGCCGCTTCTCGCCCGGCTCCCACCGCTCGACGCCGATGATCGGCGAGGACACGAACTCGCTCATGTGTTCGATTCTCGTTCGGGGCCTGCGTCCCGACCAGACCCAAGCGGGCGATAGTCCAGCACGAACCCGTGCCACGTCATGTGTGCGGCCACGCCGGCGACCCGCTTCTCGACCTGGGCGGGTATGTCCGGCACCTCTGGCCGCCACCGGAAGTTGCAGTTGCGGCACGTCGCCCGCCAGTCGTAGCGGCGCCGGCCGACGAAGGTGACGTGAAGCGCTTGGGCGGGGTGGTCACATGGCATGCTGGCTCACCGTTTCGCTGCCCGGTGCGCCCGGACGCAGGCGCGGCAATCGCCCCAGTAGAACCAGCGGTCTCGCCACCGGCCCCTCGCGTAGCGGATGCCGCACCAGGTGACCGCGCTGCCGTCCTTGTTCTGCGCTCGCATCCAATGAGCAGGCATCGTCGTCTCCCTACCGCTTGCCCGCGTAGCGCCGGTTGAGCTCTCGGACGCACCTGCCGCAGTCGATCCGCGAGTTCCGCGCGATCTTCGCCGTCGCGCTCATCCGCTTCCCGCACAGCGCCAGCCGGTCGACGCACGCGTGCACCGTGCCGAACAGCCACTCCCGCATCCCCAACTCCATGGCCAGCCCCTCACGCCGGGTAGATCGGCCGGTTGTCGCGCATCCACTGCGCGTCCTCGATCTCCGTCTTCGTCGGCGGCCGAGGTCCGTTCCTCTCCTCGGCGATCCCCTTCGCGAGGGCGTCCATCACCTGCTTCACCTTGGCCTCGTCCACCGGCGCTGGCTTCTTGCTCATCCCATCGCTCCCTTCCGCCCCCGAAAACCGCCCTGACTTGCGGCTTAGGGCTCTAGCGGCTCAGTACCCGCGCTCCTTCAGGAGCTTCTGGACCCGCTTCTCATAGACCTTCGGCTGGCCGATGTCGCGGCCGAGCTGCCGAAGCCGCGCCACCTCCTGTGCGTCGTACTGGTCGCGGTGATGACGCGCCTCAATCGCGGGCCGCTCGTCCTCCGGGATCTCCGTCATCTCGCCTCCTCTCACAGGTCGAGCCGTCGGGCGAGTACCTCGACGACGTCACTTTCTGTACTTGCAACACGGGTGGATCATTGGGTGACGGCCAGGGTGATCACGATGAAGCGAGGTGAATCCTCACCATGCCGGCCACCTGGGCTGGTCACCCGTCCTGAACAGGGGAAATGTGAGGAAGGTGATCGAGGTGAGCGGGGTGGAAGCCCTATCCCGCACCTGATCAAGCTACCCGTTTCCGTCATTGCAGGTCGTCCTCCTGACCGCGCGCGGCGACCGCTTGACGGACACGCTCCGTGCGCACCATCGGGTAGCCGCCCTGGCTGCCGCGTTTCACGCCGAGCTGCTCGAGTTGCTCGACCAGCGCCTCCCCAGTCAGGTCCTCGTACGCCCGGTAGCCCGGCGCCAGCTCGCGCAGCCGACGCGGCACGTCCGCCGCGCGCACCGCCGACTCGGTGCCGAGCACGGCAAGCACGTCGTCGAGCAGGTCCCGCGCTGCCGGCCGAGCCGCCGCTGCCGCGCGCAAGGCCTTCGCGCGGTCGGCGATGTCGTAGGCCTGCTCCGTCGAGATGTAGTGGGTCCGGACCGTGGTATGCGTCGCGCCGTTCGGCAGGTCCATCGACTCGCCGGGCGCGAGCACGACGGTGCCGCGGTCGAGCCCGGCACGCAGGGCGTGCGGCGCGGCGCCCGTGTCGACGGCTGCCTCGCCGAGGGCCATCTTGGCGATGGACTCGGTGCCGACGTACAGGCTGGCGCGGATCATCGCGCCCTCGCGCACGAGGACGGGCAGGTTGCGGTTCGTCGGGTTCTGCGCGAACTCGAGGAAGTGGATGTTGACCGCGCGGGCCTGGTCGTGCAGGGCCTGCGCGGCGCGCGCGGCGCGCGACTTCTTCCCGTCGCCGCCGATCTCCCCGCCGTCGGGGTGGACGGTGGCGCAGGTGAACAGCTTCTGGATCTCGTCGACGACGATGAACAGCGGTTCGAACCCGGAGCCGGGCAGTGACGAGGCGCGGTCGATGTCGCCCTTGCGACCCATCGCGCGCCACCGGTCGTAACGGCGCTGCATCTCCGCGACCGCCCATTCGAGCATGTCGCAGG
The window above is part of the Amycolatopsis thermoflava N1165 genome. Proteins encoded here:
- a CDS encoding peptidoglycan-binding domain-containing protein, which translates into the protein MVNWRLAYALVDLRNEVNTRWPNRDKTSDGTIGDAAHASRSSDHNPWVIDREDGLGVVRALDIDVDGIDAGWLAEYLRQRGLTGHDGRTGDHRLIGGGYVIFNRRITKPDFSGWKVYTGSNPHTSHVHVSLTQTGAYDDRAGWGIAGGGPATPAPPPSTGGSSSKPTIRRGSTGAAVTQLQQTLNRGYPAYSKLTVDGVFGAKTEAVVKEFQRRSGLVVDGIVGPRTWARLGY